One window from the genome of Streptomyces cadmiisoli encodes:
- a CDS encoding serine/threonine-protein kinase encodes MSEAERAGTSRQDTRQDKSERLLAGRYRLGDVLGRGGMGTVWRAEDETLGRTVAVKELRFPSNIDEEEKRRLITRTLREAKAIARIRNNSAVTVFDVVDEDDRPWIVMELVEGKSLAEVIREDGLLEPVRAAEVGLAVLDVLRSAHREGILHRDVKPSNVLIAEDGRVVLTDFGIAQVEGDPSITSTGMLVGAPSYISPERARGHKPGPAADLWSLGGLLYASVEGAPPYDKGSAIATLTAVMTEPLEEPKNAGPLSAVIHGLLTKDPAQRLDDAGARAMLNAVIHEPGPRTAEPADATKVVPLPPQPDTPEPRGSAPGGAGKEGADRLRGALRSARNAAVAAGAATSARAKSRTADGGTAAGSGAPDTAVTASASSDAGDRAARGDQGRQGANAGFGGRSSGWPVMTPPDLPSRPAPRAPLTDVVPRRTLVIVAVAVLVVVLGIVLAVSLGGDDGSDPSGRGGDKAAGAGPSADPKKDDEGGVGADGDAQQSGPEDDATGTGADSSGEGDGSKDESSDSSGSSDSSGSSDSSGGASVASTYEGGQGYSIGLPKGWKYQSSDAAGDRFTGPQGQKLLVAWTTTPKDDPVADWENQERGMMRSQYDRVRIEKVDYRGWNTADWEFTYVDGGTKYRTIDRGFVVNDSQGYALMYTAPAAKWDGELRRSTWQTLAKSFEPKA; translated from the coding sequence ATGTCGGAGGCGGAGCGGGCGGGGACATCCCGTCAGGACACTCGTCAGGACAAGAGCGAGCGCCTTCTCGCCGGGCGGTACCGGCTGGGAGATGTGCTCGGCCGAGGCGGCATGGGCACGGTGTGGCGCGCCGAGGACGAGACGCTCGGCCGCACGGTCGCGGTCAAGGAGCTGAGGTTCCCGTCGAACATCGACGAGGAGGAGAAGCGGCGGCTGATCACGCGCACTCTGCGCGAGGCCAAGGCCATCGCGCGGATCCGCAACAACAGCGCGGTGACGGTCTTCGACGTGGTCGACGAGGACGACCGGCCGTGGATCGTGATGGAACTCGTCGAGGGCAAGTCGCTCGCCGAGGTCATCCGCGAGGACGGTCTGCTCGAACCCGTGCGCGCCGCGGAGGTCGGCCTCGCCGTGCTCGACGTGCTGCGTTCGGCGCATCGCGAGGGCATCCTGCACCGTGACGTGAAGCCGTCGAACGTCCTCATCGCCGAGGACGGCCGGGTGGTGCTCACCGACTTCGGTATCGCGCAGGTCGAGGGCGACCCGTCCATCACGTCGACCGGCATGCTCGTCGGCGCCCCCTCGTACATCTCCCCCGAGCGTGCCCGCGGACACAAGCCCGGCCCGGCCGCCGACCTGTGGTCGCTCGGCGGTCTGCTGTACGCGTCGGTCGAGGGCGCCCCGCCCTACGACAAGGGTTCCGCCATCGCGACCCTCACCGCGGTGATGACCGAGCCGCTGGAGGAGCCGAAGAACGCGGGACCGCTCAGCGCCGTCATCCACGGACTGCTCACCAAGGACCCGGCCCAGCGCCTCGACGACGCCGGTGCCCGGGCGATGCTCAACGCCGTCATCCACGAGCCCGGCCCGAGGACGGCCGAGCCTGCGGACGCGACCAAGGTCGTCCCGCTGCCGCCGCAGCCGGACACGCCCGAGCCGCGCGGGAGCGCGCCGGGCGGTGCCGGCAAGGAGGGCGCCGACCGGCTGCGCGGTGCGCTTCGTTCCGCGCGCAACGCCGCCGTCGCGGCGGGCGCGGCCACCTCGGCCCGCGCCAAGTCCAGGACCGCGGACGGCGGCACCGCCGCCGGGTCCGGCGCTCCGGACACGGCCGTGACCGCCTCGGCGTCGTCCGACGCCGGTGACCGGGCGGCGCGGGGCGACCAGGGCCGGCAGGGAGCGAACGCGGGCTTTGGCGGCCGGAGTTCGGGCTGGCCCGTCATGACCCCTCCGGACCTTCCGTCGCGTCCCGCGCCCAGGGCGCCGCTGACCGACGTGGTGCCCCGGCGCACGCTGGTCATCGTGGCGGTGGCGGTGCTGGTCGTCGTGCTCGGCATCGTCCTGGCCGTCTCGCTCGGCGGGGACGACGGCTCCGACCCGTCCGGTCGCGGCGGTGACAAGGCCGCCGGTGCCGGCCCGAGCGCCGACCCGAAGAAGGACGACGAGGGCGGGGTCGGCGCGGACGGAGACGCGCAGCAGTCCGGGCCGGAGGACGACGCGACGGGCACGGGCGCGGACTCGTCGGGCGAGGGCGACGGATCGAAGGACGAGTCCTCCGATTCTTCGGGCTCCTCCGATTCCTCGGGTTCCTCGGACTCCTCCGGGGGCGCGTCGGTGGCCTCCACCTACGAGGGCGGCCAGGGCTACTCGATCGGTCTGCCCAAGGGCTGGAAGTACCAGTCGTCGGACGCGGCCGGCGACCGGTTCACCGGTCCGCAGGGACAGAAGCTGCTCGTCGCCTGGACCACCACGCCCAAGGACGACCCCGTCGCCGACTGGGAGAACCAGGAGCGCGGCATGATGCGCTCCCAGTACGACCGGGTCCGCATAGAGAAGGTGGACTACCGCGGCTGGAACACGGCCGACTGGGAGTTCACATACGTCGACGGGGGTACGAAGTACCGGACGATCGACCGCGGGTTCGTCGTGAACGACAGCCAGGGCTACGCGCTGATGTACACGGCGCCGGCCGCGAAGTGGGACGGCGAGCTGCGCCGAAGCACCTGGCAGACACTGGCGAAGAGCTTCGAACCGAAGGCGTGA
- a CDS encoding glycerol-3-phosphate dehydrogenase/oxidase has protein sequence MRTAELGPAQRAEALAAMAERELDVLVVGGGVVGAGTALDAVTRGLSTGLVEARDWASGTSSRSSKLIHGGLRYLEMLDFALVREALKERGLLLERLAPHLVKPVPFLYPLQHHGWERLYAGSGVALYDGMSMARGHGRGLPAHRHLTRGHALRVAPALRKDALVGALQYYDAQMDDARFVATLVRTAASYGAKVANRARVTGFLREGERVVGARVQDVEAGGEYEIHAKQVVNATGVWTDDTQAMVGERGQFHVRASKGIHLVVPKDRIHSSTGLILRTEKSVLFVIPWGRHWIIGTTDTGWDLDKAHPAASSADIDYLLEHVNSVLAVPLTRDDVEGVYAGLRPLLAGESDATSKLSREHTVAHPVPGLVVVAGGKYTTYRVMAKDAVDAAVHGLDLRVAECVTEDVPLLGAEGYRALWNARARIAARTGLHVARVEHLLNRYGSMAEELFELIAGDPSLGEPLHAADDYLRAEIVYAASHEGARHLDDVLTRRTRISIETFDRGTRSAREAAELVAPVLGWDKDHIEREIQHYEKRVEAERESQRQPDDLTADAARLGAPDIVPL, from the coding sequence GTGAGGACAGCGGAACTGGGGCCGGCGCAGCGGGCCGAAGCACTGGCGGCGATGGCCGAGCGGGAACTGGACGTGCTGGTCGTGGGCGGCGGAGTGGTGGGCGCGGGCACCGCCCTCGACGCCGTGACCCGCGGACTGTCCACCGGCCTGGTGGAGGCGCGCGACTGGGCATCGGGCACGTCGAGCAGGTCCAGCAAGCTGATCCACGGCGGCCTGCGCTATCTGGAGATGCTCGACTTCGCGCTCGTCCGGGAGGCGTTGAAGGAGCGTGGCCTGCTGCTGGAGCGGCTGGCCCCGCACCTGGTGAAACCGGTGCCGTTCCTGTATCCCCTTCAGCACCACGGCTGGGAGCGGCTGTACGCCGGGTCGGGCGTCGCGCTCTACGACGGGATGTCGATGGCCCGCGGCCACGGCCGCGGCCTGCCCGCGCACCGCCACCTGACCCGCGGTCACGCGCTGCGCGTCGCCCCCGCCCTGCGCAAGGACGCCCTGGTCGGCGCCCTCCAGTACTACGACGCCCAGATGGACGACGCCCGCTTCGTCGCCACCCTCGTGCGCACGGCGGCGTCGTACGGCGCGAAGGTCGCCAACCGCGCGCGGGTGACCGGATTCCTGCGGGAGGGCGAGCGCGTCGTCGGCGCCCGGGTGCAGGACGTCGAGGCCGGCGGGGAGTACGAGATCCACGCCAAGCAGGTCGTCAACGCCACCGGAGTGTGGACCGACGACACCCAGGCGATGGTCGGTGAGCGCGGTCAGTTCCACGTCCGCGCCTCCAAGGGCATCCACCTGGTCGTCCCCAAGGACCGCATCCACTCCAGCACCGGGCTGATCCTGCGCACCGAGAAGTCCGTGCTGTTCGTCATCCCCTGGGGCCGGCACTGGATCATCGGCACCACCGACACCGGCTGGGACCTGGACAAGGCGCACCCGGCCGCGTCCAGCGCCGACATCGACTATCTGCTGGAGCATGTGAACTCGGTGCTCGCGGTGCCGCTCACCCGCGACGACGTCGAGGGGGTGTACGCGGGACTGCGCCCACTGCTCGCCGGCGAGTCGGACGCCACCAGCAAGCTGTCGCGCGAGCACACCGTCGCGCATCCGGTGCCGGGGCTGGTCGTGGTGGCCGGCGGCAAGTACACGACGTACCGGGTGATGGCCAAGGACGCGGTGGACGCGGCGGTGCACGGACTCGACCTCAGGGTCGCCGAGTGCGTCACCGAGGACGTCCCGCTGCTCGGCGCCGAGGGATACCGCGCGCTGTGGAACGCCCGCGCGCGGATCGCCGCGCGCACCGGCCTGCACGTCGCACGCGTCGAGCACCTGCTCAACCGGTACGGCTCGATGGCGGAGGAGCTGTTCGAACTCATCGCCGGGGACCCCTCACTGGGCGAACCCCTGCACGCGGCCGACGACTATCTGCGCGCCGAGATCGTGTACGCCGCCTCGCACGAGGGCGCCCGGCACCTGGACGACGTGCTGACCCGTCGTACCCGCATCTCCATCGAGACCTTCGACCGCGGCACCCGCAGCGCCCGGGAGGCCGCCGAGTTGGTGGCGCCGGTGCTCGGCTGGGACAAGGACCACATCGAGCGCGAGATCCAGCACTACGAGAAGCGGGTGGAAGCGGAACGCGAGTCGCAGCGCCAGCCGGACGACCTCACGGCGGACGCGGCGCGCCTCGGGGCGCCGGACATCGTGCCCCTCTGA